The Pectobacterium wasabiae CFBP 3304 DNA segment AGATGGACCAGTCAGAACGACTTTCTTCGCGCCTGCGGCGATGTGTTTACGCGCAGTCTCGTCAGTCAGGAACAGGCCAGTTGCCTCAGCAACAACATCAACGTTGACTTCGTTCCACTTCAGGTTTGCAGGGTCGCGCTCTGCGGTAACACGAATGGTTTTGCCGTTAACAACCAGGTGGCCATCTTTAACTTCAACGGTGCCGTTGAAACGACCATGAGTTGAGTCGTACTTCAGCATATACGCCATGTATTCAGCGTCTAACAGGTCGTTGATTGCAACGATCTCAATGTCAGAACGCTCTTGCGCAGCGCGGAAAACAATACGGCCGATACGGCCAAAACCGTTGATACCTACTTTGATAGTCATATATTCCACCAGCTATTGGTTTGTGAATAAAAGGTTGGTTGTAAAATTACAAAAACCTTGCTGAGCGTCAAGCGGAATCGTGTCAATAGTTGCTGTAAGTCAAACCTATGACCAATCTTTGTGCAAAAACCGCTTGAGCCTGTAACTAAGTAACATCTAAGACTGATATGGGGGCGAAATGCATCATATAAAGCCCATGTCATTTCAATATGTGATGTATGTCACAATTAGATATTCATGCTAATAACATTGATAATATTAAGCCAGAACGGCCTGTTAGGTTGTTAATTTTTTGTTATAATCAGTGATTGAATGAATAAATAACACCGCAGCGAGACTTCCATGACTAACGACTCTGCTTCGCCCACTTCGTCCGACAATACTGAATTGACAGAGATGCAGCGCTATGTCACCCAGCAACGCGGTACTGAGCCTGCGTTTTCAGGTAAATTGCTGCATAACAAGCGCACGGGCGCTTATCACTGCCTGTGCTGTCAGGCTCCGCTGTTTTATTCTGACAGTAAATATGACTCCGGCTGTGGCTGGCCGAGCTTCGATCAGCCCGTCTCTTCAGAGGCGATCCGCTATCTCGACGATGATTCACACAACATGCGCCGTATTGAAATCCGCTGCGGGCAGTGCGATGCACACTTGGGACATGTTTTCCCCGATGGCCCGAAAACCACTGGAGAGCGCTACTGCGTGAATTCTGCTTCGCTGAGCTTTATCGACGACGTTGATGGGGAACGCGTTGACGGGTAATCTGTTTACCACCACTATGGTAGCGGCAGCCAGAAATTGCAATAGCTTTAAACGATTCAGCCGCTGTAGGCGCTGCCAGTAACTAGCATTCAGCAATAATAAATCTGACCTTCCTCGGAGCAGAAACCGGATATGGAACTCAATGATCTGATCGACGCCATGACGCCAGAAATTTACCAACGGTTAGTCACAGCGGTAGAACTGGGCAAATGGCCAGACGGTGTCGCGTTGACGGCTGAACAGAAAGAAAACTGCCTGCAAATGGTGATGATGTGGCAGGCTCGCCATAACGAACAAGCTGAGCACATGACCATTGGCACTAATGGCGAAATTGTGATGAAAAGCAAGCAAGAACTGAAGCGCCAGTTTACCACCGCCGACGCTATCGTTACGCTGAAGCCTGAGGTGTAAATGTCAGCGGTAGTCTCAGAGGCTACCGCTAGTTGCTGGTGGCTTTAGTGATGGGAAGATAGCTCTGCAAGGAACTGTGTCATATCGATAAGCCTTGCCCCACGCTGTACCATTTCCTGTAATGCCAATGTGCTATCGTCGGGCGAAAGATTGACACCACGACAGCCATCCACCAATACCTCGGTGTGATACCCCAAGGCGATAGCATCCCATACGCTAAACTTGACGCAATAGTCGGTCGTCAACCCCAGAATGGTTAAATGGGTAATGTGGTGAGCACGTAGCCAATCATCCAGTTCGGTTTTAACTCGGTGTCCGTTATCGAAAAAAGTGCTGTAGCTATCTATGTCAGGCTGCGTGCCTTTTTGTACTATCCACTGAATGCCTGATAGTTGGAGCGCTGGATGAAAATCGGCACCTGTCGTCTCCTGCACACAATGGACGGGCCACCAGATTTGCGGCCACCCGTTTAATTCACCGATTTCACCTACCACGGCCTGTTCACTCACCGCAAAGCAACCGTGGTTAGCGGGGTGCCAATCCTGGCTGGCAATCACCGTAATCCCGGCGGCTACACAGGCCTCAATAGCACGATTAGCAACCTCAAGGACCCGATCGCTTTCGTTAACCGTCAGCGCACCGCCGGGGAAGAAATCATTTTGTAAATCAACTAATAGCAATGCTTTTTTCATTATTAACTCCGTGATTGCTTAATCTTTATCGCTCAATTCTCCATGCAGGTTTTGCTGCATTAAACGGCGAATGTCATCGGCGCTTAAATCTTGCTGGCTCAGTAAGTAATGCAGTTTGGTCAATGCCGCTTCAACGGTCATGTCAAAGCCACTAATCACCCCCGCATGCGCCAGCGCGTTGCCTGTTGCATAGCCGCCCATATTCACACGCCCGGAAATACACTGAGTCAGGTTAACAACCACAATGCCGCGGGCTGAAGCTTCACGTAATTCGTGCAGCAGCCCAGGGCTTTGCGGCGCGTTGCCAACGCCGTACGAGCGCAAAATAAGCGCCTTCACCGGCTGACGGAGAAAATTGCTGATGACATCGGCAGAAATGCCGGGATAAATCGTAATCACCCCGATAGGTTGCGGTGTGATGTGATGCACTTTCAGCGGTGGACAGTCGCTACATTCCACGGTGGGAGCCAGCCGACGAATATGGATACCGGCTTCCAGCAGCGGTGGATAATTAGGGGATGCAAAGGCATCAAAACCGTCGGCATGGGCTTTGGTGGTGCGATTGCCGCGCAATAGTTTGTTATTGAAGAAAAGGGCGACTTCATTAATCGGATGGTTAGCTGCCACGTATAGCGCGTTCAATAGGTTTGTCTGGCCGTCCGAGCGCAATTCCGCGAGCGGTATTTGTGACCCTGTCACAATAACCGGCTTGGCCAGATTTTCCAGCATAAACGAGAGTGCAGAAGCAGTGAACGCCATGGTGTCTGTACCATGTAGGATCACGAAACCGTCGTAATCATCATAGTGGGCTTGAATATCGTCCGCGATGGATTGCCAATCTGCTGGTGTCATGTCAGACGAATCGATCAGCGGGTCATATTCATGAATCGTAAACGACGGCATTTCTTCGCGGTGGAATTCAGGCATTTTTGCCAGTTGCTGCTGTAAATGACCCGATACTGGGACATAGCCATTGGCGGAACGCTGCATGCCGATGGTGCCGCCCGTATAAGCGACATAAATGGATTTCTTTCGCATGGTGGTGTGAGTCAGGATCAAAACAAGAGTATAGAGGGAAAAGGAGCCCGGTAATACTATCATAAGCAATGACTATTACCGGGCTATACCCGTCATACTTCAAGCTGCTTGTGCGTTGGCAGCGTTCAGTCACCCGAATCACTTACCTGAGTAAGCTCATCGGGATGCCTTCCCTTGCCGCCTTCACGCAACTCGAATTATTTAGGGTACATATTGGCGGCTACTGTAAACGCTACCGGACTT contains these protein-coding regions:
- the msrB gene encoding peptide-methionine (R)-S-oxide reductase MsrB gives rise to the protein MTNDSASPTSSDNTELTEMQRYVTQQRGTEPAFSGKLLHNKRTGAYHCLCCQAPLFYSDSKYDSGCGWPSFDQPVSSEAIRYLDDDSHNMRRIEIRCGQCDAHLGHVFPDGPKTTGERYCVNSASLSFIDDVDGERVDG
- a CDS encoding YeaC family protein codes for the protein MELNDLIDAMTPEIYQRLVTAVELGKWPDGVALTAEQKENCLQMVMMWQARHNEQAEHMTIGTNGEIVMKSKQELKRQFTTADAIVTLKPEV
- the ansA gene encoding asparaginase; translation: MRKKSIYVAYTGGTIGMQRSANGYVPVSGHLQQQLAKMPEFHREEMPSFTIHEYDPLIDSSDMTPADWQSIADDIQAHYDDYDGFVILHGTDTMAFTASALSFMLENLAKPVIVTGSQIPLAELRSDGQTNLLNALYVAANHPINEVALFFNNKLLRGNRTTKAHADGFDAFASPNYPPLLEAGIHIRRLAPTVECSDCPPLKVHHITPQPIGVITIYPGISADVISNFLRQPVKALILRSYGVGNAPQSPGLLHELREASARGIVVVNLTQCISGRVNMGGYATGNALAHAGVISGFDMTVEAALTKLHYLLSQQDLSADDIRRLMQQNLHGELSDKD
- the pncA gene encoding bifunctional nicotinamidase/pyrazinamidase → MKKALLLVDLQNDFFPGGALTVNESDRVLEVANRAIEACVAAGITVIASQDWHPANHGCFAVSEQAVVGEIGELNGWPQIWWPVHCVQETTGADFHPALQLSGIQWIVQKGTQPDIDSYSTFFDNGHRVKTELDDWLRAHHITHLTILGLTTDYCVKFSVWDAIALGYHTEVLVDGCRGVNLSPDDSTLALQEMVQRGARLIDMTQFLAELSSHH